From a single Deltaproteobacteria bacterium genomic region:
- a CDS encoding peptidylprolyl isomerase, translating to MKKIFAIAALTIGLAIVSAHAQDKKGPVYATFKTSMGDIVVQLFEDKAPNTVANFVGLANGSKEWTDPKTQEKVKKPLYSGTIFHRVIPGFMIQGGDPLGNGTGGPGYRFADEFHPDLKHSKAGILSMANAGPNTNGSQFFITHVATPNLDNRHSVFGEVIRGQDVVVAIGNVPRDFNNRPVKDVTIKEIVITRGSY from the coding sequence AGCATTAACGATAGGTCTAGCTATTGTCAGCGCCCATGCCCAGGACAAAAAAGGTCCGGTCTACGCGACTTTCAAAACCAGCATGGGCGACATCGTCGTGCAGCTTTTCGAAGACAAAGCGCCCAATACCGTCGCTAATTTTGTCGGCCTGGCAAACGGCTCGAAGGAATGGACCGATCCGAAAACCCAAGAAAAGGTAAAAAAGCCCCTGTACAGCGGCACGATTTTTCATCGAGTTATCCCCGGCTTCATGATTCAGGGCGGCGACCCGCTCGGCAACGGCACCGGCGGGCCGGGCTATCGCTTTGCCGATGAGTTTCATCCCGATCTGAAACATTCCAAGGCCGGCATTCTCTCAATGGCCAACGCCGGGCCGAACACCAACGGCAGCCAGTTCTTCATCACGCACGTAGCGACGCCGAATCTGGACAATAGACACAGCGTTTTTGGAGAAGTGATTAGAGGCCAAGATGTGGTTGTTGCGATTGGTAACGTCCCTCGTGACTTTAACAATCGCCCTGTCAAAGACGTAACGATCAAAGAAATCGTCATTACCAGAGGCAGCTACTGA